Within the Thermanaeromonas toyohensis ToBE genome, the region CGCACCATACGGGAGTTAGAGGCACGCACCAACCGCACGGCCTTGCCAAGATCAGCAATAGGATCGGTACCAGCATTAAACTTATTCGCCGCATCGGTCCAGTAGAGAATGCCCTTCGGCTTGTTGTTGGTACCGTCATCCCGCAGGAAGGCCAGGTCTTCCCGTAGGGCCATGGCATTTACCAAGTCATCCCGGACAACTGCATCAGCCTTGGGGTTGGAATCCCGGATTAAGTCGTTGCTGATGGGCACCAGCGCTGCCAGCTTCTTAGCAGTAAGAGTGAGCTGGGCAAAGCTGGGCTGGGTTGCCGGAATGTTGGTGTTCTCACCGATATAGTTTGCCTGAGCACCGCTCGCCAGCTTGGGCACGTTGAGCACGTTGCTGGTCATGGGCAGCACCCTGGCCCCGGCCTTCCTTACCACAGCTTGTGCGTAGAGGAGTTCAATTATCTCCCGGCTAAACTCCGGCGGCACCAGGTAGCCACCGCTAGAGCCAGTGCCCTCCGAAAGAGCTTTTGCTACTACGGAATCCTTGTAGACGTTCTCGGCGATATAAGCAGCCTGGCGAGGATCGCCTTTAGCAGCGGCTAAAGCCCGCACCGCACGGGCCAAACGGATACCCTTCTCAGGCTTGATAGGCTGCTCGTCTTCATAAGAAAATACTCGCAACACTCGCCGTTCGGTAACCTCTTTAAGCGGGGCAACAGCCTTTTCTACGGCTTCCTTCACAGCAACCTCAATGGTCTCCTTTATTTCAGGGGTCAAAACAGTGCTCATTCTACTCCACCCTCCTCCAAAGTCTTAGTGTTTATAAAACCTACCCAGAAGCCTCTCTACTTCGGCCATTGCAACTTGGGCAGCGTATTCAGCTATGGCTTGCTGCAATTCTTTTGTTTCGGCTAGGTTCGGCTTTTGCTCCGTGTTGGATTCTGGCGCAGGCATAGAAGAAGCCGCCTCGTTTGAAGCGGCTTTCCCTTCTTCGTTTTCTTGTGCAGGCTCGGCACTGTCCAGAACCTCCTGGATCAGGTCCCGGGCCTGAGTAAGCTTCTCCTTGTTCCTGCGGTTCAGCACCGCTCCTGCTTTTTGCTCAAGTCCTCCAAAGAACCACTCTTTGAACCCCTCATTCACTGTCACTTTGCCCAGCGGTTTCAAATCGGGTGTAGCTACCGTTATTGTCTGATTTCGCCTGTCAATAATCAGAGCAAATTCCCTTTCTGCTTTCTCTGCTGACACCAATTCACCAGAAACATAAGCCCATATCACATCATCAACAGAATTGAACTGAACATTTCCTGTTGGCACTAGCTTGCCAACTGCCAATTCAAACAAGATTTCTTCCACCGACTTGTACTCCGGCGGCTCCTTATCGAACTGCTCATAGTGCTTAACCAAGTGATTGTACATGGCCTTCTTAGCGCTAGCCCATACCGGCTCCCTATCGTAAGTCTTGAGCAGGTAGGCCATCGCCGCCCGCACGCCGTTCCACACCACACAGAACTGGCCGTCAACTATATCGTGGTGCGGGAAGTAGTAGGCTCCGAAGTTCTCCTTGTCACTGGTGTCCACAAAGAGGAAGCCCCTGGCATACTTACCCCAGTCGATGGTCTCTTTTTCACCGGAACCGTCCTTGCTGGCCCACTTGCGGAGCCTTTGCTCGGCGGCGTCACCATCCCAGGGCCTATCCTCCGGAGCCTTCGGGGTAGCCTCAAATTTGACTGCCCCTTTTTCTACCACGTCCAGCCACTCCATGCCAGTTTCACCTCCTTCCTCAAGCAACCTGTAGAATTCTCCCAGGTCTGCAGCCTTCGTCAAAGCCATCTGCAAAGCATCTGGATTGGCCGGGACCGGCACGGCAGAAAGTTCCAGTAACTCCCACTTCTTGTAAATGCGGCCCCTGCCCTGGCTATCCTCAAAGTCCTGCCACTCTAACGGAATAAAACCTATGGACGTGGCCCGGAGAAAACCGTCCTTGTATTTGCGGTAGACTTGCTGAGCAAAAGGGTCCGCCAAGTCGAATTTGATGTCGAACTCTATTCCCTGCGGCGTAACCCTCTCGGCCAAGCTCTTGCCTATAGGGAGCACCTGGTAGTTGTGCGCCCACAGAAAAACCGGGTTCTTGCGATAGTTGTCCAGCACCACACCCTGCGGATCTACTATCTCACCCCATCTATCACGGGTTGGCGTAGTGCCCAAAAAAGTTATGACGCCGTTCTCGGCGTCAACCCCTTTCACTGCTACCTCCATGATCTTGCGCACAAGCTTGCCCATTGGCTTACTCCTCCTCCGTCTCCGTAATCGGAGCTACTGTACATCGGCAGTTTATAACGTTGCCAGCGCTGCCCATCGGATCCCCGGGGAAGCGCAGCATCTCACCGCCTACCTTAAACTTGCTCCCCAGCGGTACCCTCTGCCCGTCCGCTGCCGCGTGTGCTGGCCTCGTCCTCTCGTCTAGTGCAGCCACCCATTCCAGTTCCCTTACTACCCCGCTCTGGTGGTAGGCCTCCACCGCACCTAGGGAGGCTGCTCCGTTGGTCTCCGTCCGGGCTATCGTTTGCGCTCTATAACCTTTCGCCTCAGCAAAGACCTTACTTACCCGCTCAGCCAGCTGAGCTATTCCCTCCCCGGCTTCCAAGCCAGCTAGCAGTTCTTCCCGCAAGGCCTCCCGCGTGGTGTCATCTATACCCTTAATGCGCTGCAGCTGTTCCTTTAAGCCCCTCCTTACCGCTGGGTGGTTAACGTCAAAACTTATACCTACGTCCAGCTCGGATAAAACGCTTTGGCCCGCTTTTTTCGCTATCTCCAGCAATAGCGGCTCTATTAATTCCTCCAGCTTCTGCTTAAACTCATCTTCGTCCCACAGAAAGATATCCACGTCTATAGCCTTTTTCTTGGCTAGCAAGTGAAAGGCCCCGAGTTCTTCCGGGGCCAGCTGCTTTAGCCTTTTCATCACTTCATCCTGCTGTTTTTGAAAATATTTCTTAAGGGACGTGACCATGCGCCTCTCAAGTGGCTCCGTCATGGTCACCCAGGCCTTCCACTTCACTTCTTTTTCTGTTTCGCTCAAAGCCTTCCGCTTAACCTGCTTCTTTTCTTCTTGCGCTGGCTTGCCTGCCGGGAATAGGTTGCCTGGCAGCCAGGGCACGTCAAAATCGCTCCCCAAAGGCTCAAGCCCTATCTCCTGCCTCGCCTCGTTTATCGTAAGCCAGCCGTTTTTGACACCAGCCTCAATTTCCTTTATCTTGCGCTCCCAATCCTCGGGCACGGGATTGTCAAATTCCAGCACCAAATCCGGCTCAAACTGCGGAAGCAGGAATTCGTTTAACTGCTGCTCAAGCCGCTTAAGCCTCGGGAGTATAACTCGCTTGGCAAAGGTATATTCGGCGGCTTCGGCGTTGGCCCGGTTTACATCTTCTGTGATCCCTAGGATATGCTTCGGTACACCGTATATCGCCAGGATGTCGTCACGCAACAACCGTAATTCTTCCGTAAACTGAAGCTCTTTAAGGCTCCTCTGGATTTCCTGGAACTTAAGTCCTGCCCCCAAGACTGCTATCCGGTGTGCCTTAGCAACTCCCTTATGTCCAGCCTCCCACTGCGCTCTTAACCTGTTTGCGTCACTTTCCTCAATAGGTTGATCCGTAGTGAGTATCCCTGCCGGAGTAGCATCATTGAAGAAGAAATTCCGCACCCATTCCTGCGCATACTGGTGTATATCCAGCGGCAAAGCAGCGGCTCTGGTAGCCGACCAGCCGCGGTAGTAATCGTAAGGATGAGTGCAGCGTAGCCTTATCACGTCTTCGGGAGGAAACCGCACTATACTTCCTCCAGGCGGCCTGTACTCGACATAGCTCAAAAACTTTTCTGGGTCCTTCTGCAGGTACACCCACGCCGGGACCAGCGGCCAGATCTCTGCCGGTTGCCCCAAGCGGTTTCTCTCCAGTACCCACCACGCCTCGCCCACAAGCTCAAGGTGGATCTGCGTCAGTTCCCGCAGTTCAAATTCCGTCATCCAGGGGTTAACCTGACCAAGCAAATCCAAAACCGGATGTTGCTCAACTGGTTCCCAATCCCCATTCTTCGTTTTACGGTAAAGCCTGTACGGAACGCTAGCCACGTTTTCCGCTATCACCCGGACGCAGGCATAAGTCCAGTAGGTATAAGCACGGAGAAAGTCTATAGTCTTCTTCTCAGGAGGTAAAAACTTCTGCCACGTCCAGGTGACGAAACGCCCTATGGATCTGGCTATGATTTTATCCATGAAGCGGCTTAACACCGACACTCGTACCAGCTCCTAAAGCCAGAAAATTTGGGGTTGTTTAGTAGCCTTTACCGCCCAACATGCCAGGGCTAAGCTCATTACACAGTCATCATGTCTTCCCTCGGGTGCCTCTGCTTTAACTGTTGTTCCTCTCCGCACCCTCTGAAAGCACCGGAGTTCGTCACGCAACATCGTATTACCCGCTGGGAGGAGAAGTTTTTTCTGTTCCACCTGTACCACCAAGTTAGAAATCAACTCTTCCCTGCTCCGGACAGTAAACACGAACGGTT harbors:
- a CDS encoding phage major capsid protein, which gives rise to MSTVLTPEIKETIEVAVKEAVEKAVAPLKEVTERRVLRVFSYEDEQPIKPEKGIRLARAVRALAAAKGDPRQAAYIAENVYKDSVVAKALSEGTGSSGGYLVPPEFSREIIELLYAQAVVRKAGARVLPMTSNVLNVPKLASGAQANYIGENTNIPATQPSFAQLTLTAKKLAALVPISNDLIRDSNPKADAVVRDDLVNAMALREDLAFLRDDGTNNKPKGILYWTDAANKFNAGTDPIADLGKAVRLVRASNSRMVRCAWVFSPRTEYYLMTLRDSAGKFVFRDEMIQGKVLGYPYFVTTQIPENLGVNGNETEIYFGDFMDAVIGENEELLIDVSTEAAYFDGTNLVSAFSTDQTVIRAIARHDFALRHEKSFAVIQAVTWGA
- a CDS encoding phage portal protein; this translates as MSVLSRFMDKIIARSIGRFVTWTWQKFLPPEKKTIDFLRAYTYWTYACVRVIAENVASVPYRLYRKTKNGDWEPVEQHPVLDLLGQVNPWMTEFELRELTQIHLELVGEAWWVLERNRLGQPAEIWPLVPAWVYLQKDPEKFLSYVEYRPPGGSIVRFPPEDVIRLRCTHPYDYYRGWSATRAAALPLDIHQYAQEWVRNFFFNDATPAGILTTDQPIEESDANRLRAQWEAGHKGVAKAHRIAVLGAGLKFQEIQRSLKELQFTEELRLLRDDILAIYGVPKHILGITEDVNRANAEAAEYTFAKRVILPRLKRLEQQLNEFLLPQFEPDLVLEFDNPVPEDWERKIKEIEAGVKNGWLTINEARQEIGLEPLGSDFDVPWLPGNLFPAGKPAQEEKKQVKRKALSETEKEVKWKAWVTMTEPLERRMVTSLKKYFQKQQDEVMKRLKQLAPEELGAFHLLAKKKAIDVDIFLWDEDEFKQKLEELIEPLLLEIAKKAGQSVLSELDVGISFDVNHPAVRRGLKEQLQRIKGIDDTTREALREELLAGLEAGEGIAQLAERVSKVFAEAKGYRAQTIARTETNGAASLGAVEAYHQSGVVRELEWVAALDERTRPAHAAADGQRVPLGSKFKVGGEMLRFPGDPMGSAGNVINCRCTVAPITETEEE
- a CDS encoding HK97 family phage prohead protease encodes the protein MGKLVRKIMEVAVKGVDAENGVITFLGTTPTRDRWGEIVDPQGVVLDNYRKNPVFLWAHNYQVLPIGKSLAERVTPQGIEFDIKFDLADPFAQQVYRKYKDGFLRATSIGFIPLEWQDFEDSQGRGRIYKKWELLELSAVPVPANPDALQMALTKAADLGEFYRLLEEGGETGMEWLDVVEKGAVKFEATPKAPEDRPWDGDAAEQRLRKWASKDGSGEKETIDWGKYARGFLFVDTSDKENFGAYYFPHHDIVDGQFCVVWNGVRAAMAYLLKTYDREPVWASAKKAMYNHLVKHYEQFDKEPPEYKSVEEILFELAVGKLVPTGNVQFNSVDDVIWAYVSGELVSAEKAEREFALIIDRRNQTITVATPDLKPLGKVTVNEGFKEWFFGGLEQKAGAVLNRRNKEKLTQARDLIQEVLDSAEPAQENEEGKAASNEAASSMPAPESNTEQKPNLAETKELQQAIAEYAAQVAMAEVERLLGRFYKH